In Kazachstania africana CBS 2517 chromosome 4, complete genome, the following are encoded in one genomic region:
- the KRR1 gene encoding ribosome biosynthesis protein KRR1 (similar to Saccharomyces cerevisiae KRR1 (YCL059C); ancestral locus Anc_1.6) gives MVSTYNKEKPWDTEDIDKWQTEEFKPEDNASGLPFAEESSFMTLFPKYRESYLKSVWKDVTKALEKHHIACILDLVEGSMTVKTTRKTYDPAIILKARDLIKLLARSVPFPQAIKILEDNMACDVIKIGNFVSNKERFVKRRQRLVGPNGNTLKALELLTKCYILVQGNTVSAMGPFKGLKEVRRVVEDCMLNVHPIYHIKELMIKRELAKKPELANEDWSRFLPMFKKRNVARKKPKKIRKEKKVYTPFPPTQLPRKVDLEIESGEYFLSKKEKEVKKLEERKEEQAKKQEEKEKERKKNYIAPKEESYKSSIDKKKKKRSKNVADDEAEIDNSEKSVKKHKA, from the coding sequence ATGGTGTCTACTTACAATAAGGAAAAGCCTTGGGATACTGAGGATATCGATAAATGGCAAACTGAAGAGTTTAAACCAGAAGATAATGCCTCTGGTTTACCATTTGCAGAAGAATCAAGTTTTATGACTTTGTTCCCAAAATACAGGGAAAGTTACTTGAAATCTGTTTGGAAGGATGTTACCAAGGCACTTGAAAAGCATCATATTGCATGCATTTTAGATTTGGTTGAAGGTTCTATGACCGTTAAGACTACTAGAAAGACTTACGACCCTGCCATCATTCTGAAGGCAAGAGAtttaatcaaattattagcACGTTCTGTTCCATTCCCACAAGCGATCAAGATTCTAGAAGATAATATGGCCTGTGATGTGATAAAGATCGGTAATTTTGTGTCCAACAAGGAAAGATTTGTCAAGAGAAGACAACGTTTAGTTGGTCCAAATGGTAACACTTTAAAGGCATTGGAACTATTAACCAAATGTTACATACTTGTTCAAGGTAATACAGTTAGTGCTATGGGACCATTCAAGGGCTTGAAGGAAGTACGTCGTGTGGTCGAAGATTGTATGTTAAATGTACACCCAATCTATCAcattaaagaattaatgATTAAAAGAGAGTTAGCAAAGAAACCAGAATTAGCCAACGAAGATTGGTCAAGATTCTTACCCAtgttcaagaaaagaaatgttGCACGTAAGAAGCCAAAGAAGATtagaaaggaaaagaaagtcTACACACCATTCCCACCTACTCAATTGCCTAGAAAGGTtgatttggaaattgaaagtgGTGAGTATTTCTTAagtaagaaagaaaaggaagtaaagaaattagaagaacgtaaagaagaacaagctaagaaacaagaagagaaggaaaaggaaagaaaaaagaattatatTGCACCAAAGGAAGAATCTTATAAGAGTAGCATagataagaagaagaagaagagaagcAAAAATGTTGCCGATGACGAAGCTGAAATAGATAATTCAGAAAAATCAGTTAAGAAACACAAGGCATAG
- the ADF1 gene encoding Adf1p (similar to Saccharomyces cerevisiae YCL058W-A; ancestral locus Anc_1.7) produces MGKSKTARQAGGNRIKKIKSRKNVISQSERKKNKLIVEKFNQQTITNVQELNKDLKKDKRRLSKTKNALETKKLLHDQARDHEVKQNIETKLKETEDSMLKQIEMISGFSL; encoded by the coding sequence ATGGGTAAGTCTAAAACTGCTAGACAGGCGGGTGGAAACAGAATTAAGAAGATAAAGAGCAGAAAGAATGTAATTTCTCAATCTGAgaggaaaaagaacaagCTGATAGTggaaaaattcaatcaGCAAACGATTACAAATGTccaagaattgaataaagaCTTGAAGAAAGATAAGAGAAGACTTTCGAAGACTAAAAATGCATTAGAAACCAAGAAACTACTTCATGATCAAGCCAGAGATCATGAAGTcaaacaaaatattgaaactaaattgaaagagaCAGAAGACAGTATGTtaaaacaaattgaaatgattTCAGGGTTTTCATTATAa
- the PEX34 gene encoding Pex34p (similar to Saccharomyces cerevisiae YCL056C; ancestral locus Anc_1.10) — protein MSSPLTDKDDEFHRKSITLEDILIDKLEGICTVFDNIYFLKNLGVIKEDNFIYKKLNKGNLGSKIWLVSLILSIRRCFKNLTHMYRTRRKYVTELSIVSKKRNQSSENGLVNGILKDKLLQSLQKCNSIIRDLLLEFLQVLLYLIIVIIEVFKVKSLERYVKGIRNLEILSNLITVTRIITATSP, from the coding sequence ATGAGTAGCCCTTTGACAGATAAGGATGACGAGTTTCATCGCAAATCTATTACATTGGAGGACATCCTGATAGACAAATTGGAAGGTATTTGTACTGTATTTGACAATATctattttttaaaaaatttaggTGTGATAAAAGAAGACAATTTTATCTATAAAAAGTTGAATAAAGGTAACCTTGGCTCGAAGATATGGCTGGTTTCCTTGATCCTATCAATTAGGAGAtgtttcaagaatttaACCCACATGTATAGGACTAGAAGGAAATACGTCACAGAACTCAGTATAGTctcaaagaaaaggaatCAATCGAGTGAAAATGGATTGGTCAATGGGATATTAAAAGATAAACTTTTGCAATCGCTACAGAAATgtaattcaataataagaGATCTTCTTTTAGAGTTTTTGCAGGTACTTTTATATCTAATAATTGTCATTATAGAGGTTTTCAAAGTTAAATCACTCGAACGATACGTAAAAGGTATTAGAAATTTAGAAATACTATCTAACCTAATTACCGTAACCAGAATCATAACTGCAACTAGTCCATAA
- the MIC10 gene encoding Mic10p (similar to Saccharomyces cerevisiae YCL057C-A; ancestral locus Anc_1.8) produces MSEEDKVGKPAEYSNNSIDRSILNDKWDLVLSNMLVKVGLGFGVGVVTSVIFFKRRAFPVWLGIGYGFGRAYSEGDAIFRSNAGLRSVQI; encoded by the coding sequence ATGAGCGAAGAGGATAAGGTTGGTAAACCTGCTGAGTACAGTAATAATAGTATAGATAGATccattttgaatgataagTGGGATTTGGTATTGTCAAATATGCTAGTGAAAGTGGGTCTTGGGTTTGGAGTAGGAGTGGTAACATCGGTAATATTCTTTAAGAGACGCGCATTCCCTGTTTGGTTGGGAATAGGATATGGGTTTGGTAGGGCATACTCAGAAGGGGATGCTATATTCCGTTCAAATGCAGGTTTGAGGTCTGTGCAAATTTAG
- the KAFR0D00200 gene encoding uncharacterized protein (ancestral locus Anc_1.11) codes for MASFTKRDYSEFLTPSFNSKKSKTISANALKDSIPRNSAFKPLRLLNTNIKPCSEKDSSFSTEQSEFYKDPKFNKQSFQSEVKHSGDENFNSSTCSVPVSSVVPRKVRSLSRPGSFSSSRRYLVSREDLVSRERCYDYIIQCIDEVWARYCDTTSSAEAMVYGNVNGINEQFSSHYHHSSKALTLSDDDETEYEDNESTVSFTESKYDYSDGEYDGYKSETTNATEYETDSSEHRTVSKLPDSMKLESLKCRLTKAKNDLEQFYDSDNYSDCVAFWQRWDMIKYRAVEVMEEDDDDEVVQATLEELEAGRCFYE; via the coding sequence ATGGCTTCTTTTACTAAACGTGACTATTCGGAGTTCCTTACGCCTTCCTTTAATTCtaaaaaaagtaaaacAATTTCTGCTAATGCTTTGAAGGATTCAATACCACGTAACTCAGCTTTTAAGCCTCTGAGGTTACTCAATACCAACATCAAACCATGCTCAGAGAAAGATAGTAGCTTTTCTACCGAACAATCTGAATTTTATAAAGatccaaaattcaataaacaAAGTTTTCAAAGTGAGGTTAAACATTCTGGTGATGAGAATTTTAATTCTTCCACCTGCAGTGTACCTGTGTCGTCAGTAGTACCAAGGAAAGTAAGATCTTTGTCCAGGCCTGGATCGTTCTCCTCTTCTAGAAGATATTTGGTCAGCAGAGAAGATTTAGTATCTAGGGAACGTTGTTATGATTATATCATTCAATGTATTGATGAAGTATGGGCGCGCTACTGTGACACTACTTCCTCAGCAGAAGCTATGGTTTATGGCAACGTGAATGGCATAAATGAGCAATTTTCCagtcattatcatcattcttCAAAGGCTTTGACCTTGTCTGATGACGACGAAACGGAATATGAAGACAATGAGAGTACTGTCTCCTTTACAGAGAGCAAGTACGATTATTCGGATGGTGAATACGATGGCTATAAATCAGAAACTACAAATGCTACTGAATATGAAACGGATTCGAGCGAACATCGTACCGTATCAAAATTGCCAGATTCTATGAAGTTAGAGTCGTTAAAGTGCAGATTAACTAAAGCAAAAAACGATTTAGAACAATTTTATGATTCCGACAATTATTCAGACTGTGTAGCCTTCTGGCAACGGTGGGATATGATAAAGTATAGAGCGGTAGAAGTCATGGAGGAAGACGACGACGATGAAGTAGTTCAAGCTACTTTGGAAGAGTTAGAAGCAGGTCGGTGTTTTTATGAATAg
- the PRD1 gene encoding metalloendopeptidase (similar to Saccharomyces cerevisiae PRD1 (YCL057W); ancestral locus Anc_1.9): MLNRLSRLVIPSRKSFLSLVCIPATSYLVYNRLYSNMTISAFIAPQAAPSWNWNPSRLLFDAECVIDNSNRLYDELSSLKKPTVENLVRPYMIHENKISPLINKLCFLQHVSEDPKIREASLKATELLQKFEIEASLRHDLFLQFDKIWQEISEKKDDFVKEYDFETWKFIEKVHKDYVRSGLNLPEDKREKIKEIKIKIGNNSLQYSKNLGEQKELIAFTREELDGVSDAVFEQFEKFIDEETGEEKFKVTFKYPDIFPVLKTAKNPETRRKAFLADQNKVPQNEDLFVETLKLRNELATTLNYSTYANYNLEEKMAKRQETVLDFLNDLKYRLKPLAMKEISILKDIKQKECKELNREYDSHYYIYDHRYYDNKYLKDNFNVDLEAISEYYPLEHTINGMLKIYEELFKLKFNEETKNKSVWHEDVKQLAVWKMDNPEKPEFVGWIYFDLHPRDGKYGHAANFGISSSYVDIETGKRSYPVTALVCNFSKSTATRPSLLKHNEITTFFHELGHGIHDLVGKNKLSRFNGPGATPWDFVEAPSQMLEFWTWNANELKSLSCHYESNEKIPDDLLTSLIKTKHVNGALFALRQLHFGLFDMTVHTTNNVESLNLLKLWNELREEICLVETGHELSKGYDSFGHIMSDSYSAGYYGYMWAEVFAADMYHTKFSPNPLDSEVGVQYRDIVLANGGLYEIADNLRDFLGREPSKNAFLKELGLDAA, encoded by the coding sequence ATGCTTAATCGTCTTTCTCGACTTGTTATTCCTTCGAGGAAATCCTTTCTATCGTTAGTGTGTATCCCCGCCACATCGTACTTAGTGTATAATAGGCTTTATTCGAACATGACAATTTCTGCATTTATTGCCCCTCAAGCTGCTCCATCATGGAATTGGAACCCATCTAGGTTATTATTCGACGCTGAATGTGTAATTGATAATTCAAATAGGCTTTATGATGAACTTTCATCTCTAAAAAAGCCTACTGTCGAAAATCTCGTCAGGCCATACATGATTCATGAGAACAAGATTAGTCCCTTGATCAATAAATTGTGCTTCTTACAACATGTCTCTGAAGACCCAAAGATAAGAGAAGCTTCTCTCAAGGCTACCGAATTACTCCAGAagtttgaaattgaagctTCCTTAAGACACGATCtttttttacaatttgATAAGATTTGGCAAGAAATCTCAGAAAAGAAGGATGATTTTGTTAAAGAGTATGATTTCGAGACTTGGAAGTTCATTGAGAAAGTTCATAAGGATTACGTCCGTTCTGGTTTGAACTTACCAGAAGacaagagagaaaaaatcaaagaaattaaaatcaaaattggtAATAACTCTTTACAatattctaaaaatttAGGTGAACAGAAAGAGTTGATTGCCTTCACAAGGGAAGAATTAGATGGTGTGTCTGATGCAGTCTTCGAACAATTCGAAAAATTCATCGATGAAGAAACGGGTGAAGAGAAATTCAAAGTCACTTTCAAATATCCTGATATTTTCCCTGTCTTAAAAACTGCTAAGAATCCagaaacaagaagaaaggCTTTCCTGGCAGATCAAAATAAGGTCCCACAAAATGAAGACCTTTTCGTGGAAACGTTAAAATTGAGAAATGAATTAGCTACAACCCTGAATTATTCGACTTACGCCAATTAcaatttagaagaaaaaatggcCAAGAGACAAGAAACTGTTttagattttttaaatGACTTGAAGTACAGGTTGAAACCATTAGcaatgaaagaaatttcaattttgaaggatATAAAGCAAAAAGAATGTAAGGAATTGAATCGTGAATATGACAGTCACTATTACATATACGATCACAGGTACTATGATAACAAGTACTTGAAAGATAATTTCAATGTAGATCTGGAAGCCATCTCCGAATATTATCCATTGGAACATACTATCAATGGTatgttgaaaatttatgaagagctattcaaattgaaatttaacgaagaaacaaaaaataaatcagtATGGCACGAAGATGTTAAACAACTGGCTGTCTGGAAGATGGATAATCCAGAGAAACCTGAATTTGTTGGTTGgatttattttgatttacaTCCAAGGGATGGTAAATATGGCCATGCTGCCAATTTCGGTATCTCGTCCTCCTACGTAGATATCGAAACAGGAAAGAGATCATATCCAGTCACTGCATTAGTCTGTAACTTCTCAAAGTCCACAGCTACCAGACCATCGTTGTTGAAACACAATGAAATTACCACATTTTTCCATGAATTAGGTCACGGTATCCATGATTTGGTtggtaaaaataaattatctagGTTCAATGGTCCTGGCGCTACGCCATGGGATTTTGTCGAAGCACCATCTCAAATGTTAGAATTCTGGACTTGGAACGCAAATGAACTAAAGTCCTTATCTTGCCACTatgaatcaaatgaaaaaattccAGATGATTTACTCACTTCATTAATCAAAACTAAGCACGTTAATGGTGCTCTTTTTGCTTTGAGACAGCTGCATTTTGGTTTATTTGATATGACTGTTCATACAACAAATAACGTAGAAAGTTTAAACCTGTTGAAATTATGGAATGAATTGAGAGAAGAGATTTGTTTAGTTGAGACTGGTCACGAATTATCAAAAGGCTATGATTCCTTTGGTCATATAATGTCGGATTCTTATTCCGCTGGTTATTATGGTTATATGTGGGCCGAAGTCTTTGCAGCTGATATGTATCATACAAAATTCTCTCCAAATCCATTAGACAGTGAAGTTGGTGTCCAATACAGAGACATTGTTTTGGCTAATGGTGGTTTATATGAAATTGCCGACAACTTACGTGATTTCTTGGGTAGAGAGCCATCAAAGAACGCATTCTTGAAGGAGCTCGGCTTAGATGCAGCTTGA
- the MRC1 gene encoding chromatin-modulating protein MRC1 (similar to Saccharomyces cerevisiae MRC1 (YCL061C); ancestral locus Anc_1.5), with protein sequence MDGIFGNLQALKPKKRTTYKKISDDLENDTSESNNDPPALTGEGFLFDNPTLNRIKKRLDGEEKDVVQYTMNFSQTQLISNLYGGGEDLDAPEVERREKQQLHEQQLELTKKRASKGQLHAFTKSSGNINDLRLMQPTQVIGSTQLAKEFSPVSRTYFKYVPDVNQSTQVIHSATQDDTQVVSAREADTQATQMTQVLSASTQGIYNTQETQSITDSTQPISYSSSTQDYKTNKFNRHPTPEDTQIIPREFDDDASTLPIPEGDKTQKDTSAVLKTQIDSTTEGTSYSATVSDTLKIHEIQRELEESQKTKTIPEYKQHVRTPKNVIVFTKESYFDEFDSDDEEKEENLESEGDSQKVQLLKNTSPSDKSNDGKRLPDKTRTSPSFKPKLHGLNNYELKLKRQLNSDQQIDLNLDSDDEDGIDRMGEKGPISQMSKATVFDIKARLSKKRPIVKISNDSKTTLHTLFNKLQKASRQQIIEHQKEVIEKKGLNLEDIEKEKKIVENLLEQEINRNKKIRQREKEREKQLADAQDDENDLDFDHSANELDESELSGEESAIDSDNDYDDFSLEKTKRSKKKVIVEDSDTEIEDEKMSHNAQIREEKDDSLFQNRNAINLGPYGDNLSLAPIRITTEKQSGKNFKVSRESGDERDEEIPEKDRIRLIEEKKQHELERQRKQMKKRKEMKAKGITNFLEEEAEESEDEWHGIGGIDGEMSDEYDSEVEKMIDDYSKANFNPDEIRQMLADENKETDIKMVEKILYDIKNGGFRKRRKGAMDLELSDEEDDELKQYRLKRRELMRQKRLEVGEAETLVKNPKSKAFFESMVDDIVEVKNPFAVFEPQRSGTITTDDGTQENANSNEGAASQNPSKKVMLSEEFVQRTLSFLNSSKDMDQFAPARSMRAEANDELIEDLTALKKQSSIKSFKTTRASVSQEPTDFDKENDDSFDDLLNSRVGTSSIMKTFSATVDINDKFQEGVKTVKVSKAYKSVSSSKASITYMGKMRKLVAPQKKVANLSSSDIKNTNSRTSKLFSRQDESFES encoded by the coding sequence ATGGATGGCATTTTCGGCAATCTACAAGCTCTAAAACCAAAGAAGAGGACTACctataaaaaaatttcagatgACCTTGAAAATGACACTTCTGAGAGTAATAACGACCCGCCTGCTCTTACTGGAGAAGgatttttatttgataatcCTACTTTAAACAGAATCAAAAAGCGACTAGATGGCGAGGAAAAAGATGTAGTTCAGTACACAATGAATTTCTCCCAAACTCAGCTTATTTCGAACCTTTATGGCGGAGGTGAAGATTTGGATGCTCCAGAAGTAGAAAGGAGGGAAAAACAACAGTTACATGAACAACAGCTGGAATTAACAAAGAAAAGGGCAAGCAAAGGTCAATTGCATGCTTTTACAAAGAGCTCTGGAAATATAAATGATTTACGATTAATGCAACCCACACAAGTCATCGGATCAACCCAGCTGGCTAAGGAATTCAGCCCCGTCTCGAGAACTTATTTCAAGTATGTCCCTGATGTGAATCAATCGACTCAGGTAATTCACTCTGCCACTCAAGATGATACACAAGTAGTAAGCGCTCGCGAAGCTGATACACAGGCGACCCAGATGACCCAAGTTCTCTCGGCATCTACGCAGGGGATTTATAATACTCAAGAAACTCAAAGCATTACTGATAGTACGCAACCAATAAGTTATTCTAGTTCGACCCAGGATTACAAGactaataaatttaatagaCATCCAACACCAGAAGACACACAGATTATACCGAGggaatttgatgatgatgcaTCAACCCTCCCGATACCAGAAGGGGACAAGACGCAAAAGGATACTTCTGCAGTTCTAAAAACACAAATAGATTCTACTACAGAAGGAACTTCATATTCAGCTACTGTATCAGATACCCTGAAAATCCATGAGATTCAAAGAGAACTTGAGGAATCCCAAAAGACCAAAACCATACCTGAATATAAACAACATGTGCGGACTCCAAAAAATGTTATAGTATTCACTAAAGAGTCGTATTTTGATGAGTTCGACAGTGATGATGAGGAGAAGGAGGAAAATTTAGAATCGGAGGGGGACTCTCAAAAAGTGCAGCTTCTCAAAAACACAAGCCCATCTGATAAAAGCAATGATGGAAAGCGTCTCCCTGATAAAACTAGAACTTCACCTTCTTTTAAGCCGAAACTTCACGGGCTAAACAACTATGAGCTGAAATTAAAGAGACAACTCAATTCTGACCAGCAAATAGACTTAAATCTAGACTCTGATGACGAAGATGGGATTGATCGCATGGGAGAAAAGGGTCCTATTTCACAAATGTCAAAAGCAACAGTTTTTGATATAAAGGCAAGGTTATCCAAGAAGAGACCGATAGTTAAGATTTCCAATGACAGCAAAACTACGCTGCATACACTTTTTAATAAGCTACAGAAAGCGAGTCGTCAACAAATTATTGAGCATCAGAAGGAAGTGATAGAAAAAAAGGGTCTTAATCTAGAGGATAtcgagaaagaaaagaaaatagtcgagaatttattagaacaagaaatcaatagaaataaaaaaattagacaaagagaaaaagaacGGGAAAAACAATTAGCTGATGCacaagatgatgaaaatgatctCGACTTTGATCATAGTGCTAATGAGCTTGACGAATCTGAGCTCTCTGGGGAAGAGAGTGCAATTGATAGCGACAATGATTATGACGATTTTTCACTCGAGAAAACAAAACgttcaaagaagaaagtcaTTGTTGAAGACTCTGATacagaaattgaagatgaaaaaatgtCACATAACGCGCAGATCCGTGAAGAGAAAGATGACTCCctatttcaaaatagaaACGCTATTAACTTGGGGCCGTACGGTGATAATCTAAGTTTGGCTCCAATACGAATTACCACTGAAAAACAATCTGGTAAAAACTTCAAAGTCAGTAGGGAAAGTGGAGACGAGcgtgatgaagaaattccaGAAAAAGACCGTATACGGCTGattgaagagaagaagcaaCATGAATTGGAAAGGCAGAGgaaacaaatgaaaaagagaaaggaAATGAAAGCTAAAGGTATCACTAATTTCTTAGAAGAGGAAGCAGAAGAATCAGAGGATGAATGGCATGGTATTGGTGGTATAGATGGAGAAATGTCAGATGAATACGATTCTGAAGTTGAGAAAATGATCGACGATTACTCCAAGGCAAATTTCAATCCTGATGAGATACGTCAAATGCTTgcagatgaaaataaagaaacagatataaaaatggttgaaaagattctttatgatatcaaaaatggCGGTTTTAGGAAAAGGAGGAAAGGGGCTATGGATCTCGAGCTaagtgatgaagaagatgatgaattgaagCAATATCgcttgaaaagaagagaattGATGAGACAAAAAAGGCTTGAAGTGGGAGAAGCAGAGACGTTGGTGAAGAATCCAAAATCTAAGgcattttttgaaagtatgGTTGACGACATTGTGGAGGTTAAAAATCCCTTCGCTGTTTTTGAACCACAACGAAGTGGGACCATAACCACAGATGATGGGACCCAAGAAAATGCAAACAGCAATGAAGGGGCAGCCTCCCAAAATCCCTCCAAGAAAGTCATGCTTTCTGAAGAATTCGTTCAGAGAACTTTATCTTTTCTCAACAGTAGTAAAGATATGGATCAATTTGCGCCAGCTAGAAGCATGCGTGCTGAAGCTAATGATGAGTTAATTGAGGATCTGACGGCACTGAAGAAACAAAGCTCGATCAAAAGCTTCAAAACAACCAGAGCATCAGTATCTCAGGAACCCActgattttgataaagaaaatgatgatagCTTTGATGATTTACTGAACAGTAGGGTTGGCACGTCATCCATTATGAAAACATTTAGTGCTACAGTTGAcattaatgataaatttcagGAGGGTGTTAAAACAGTGAAAGTTTCTAAGGCATATAAAAGTGTGAGCAGTTCGAAGGCTTCTATCACTTATATGGGTAAAATGAGAAAACTGGTTGCCCcccaaaaaaaagtagctaatttatcttcaagTGACATAAAAAATACCAATTCCAGAACAAGTAAATTATTTAGTCGTCAAGATGAAAGTTTTGAGTCTTGA
- the KAFR0D00130 gene encoding uncharacterized protein produces MISSYFSNLRASIDFNQIFAYYNFDSNLHNPYNDFPIITSTYLEAMIPLHRENLEFVGEKWLSALLSRILCHRFSFSKQNTLEKLENAMLSNEALNVLLSKIRLPEKFNNIEGFKAYIGALVQDEDGPAMKTIITWLAEVRDAQLTQLKNANLKVLYPSDYKQQLIELLENNKSNHEVSFISKNIGGKYVSSVHLGDTILSIGDPSNTTQETEHNVSKKVLNDQVLLSKHSIFSTVDSAEKTPNNLVSTANTDPELLTRKIMESVNEKVASIVSQITAEMLHKSPITAKNDVAATMSIENXXSVEVNTDTKLNDFCLAEAPSKTVSKANKRPSNSSPLEKLTAVASNNGRAKAKTFAKEPKTVSAKAHNNVISHTLEPTLQRENVPVIISVKAEKALANDTTGNSRTLPGKCTPEQAYSSFIFKEAPDTGLNRDTGPKVKKERKGGKEEEEEEEEEEEEEEEESATDFNIPIKSVCDKLAKFNLYKELGVRNHFPEYVTIQLGLNDFFSTVTVKHVPDLTLGRGRRTNKKIDEQVAASDALQNKKYKTKLMGRNNEDEMKPELLENYADDNDNSKDEIETSFSRPDLLNPQYSLT; encoded by the coding sequence atgatttcttcttattttaGCAACCTAAGAGCCTCTATTGACTTTAACCAAATTTTTGCTTATTACAATTTTGATTCCAATTTACATAACCCATACAATGACTTCCCAATCATAACGAGTACTTATTTGGAGGCTATGATACCTCTTCACAGagaaaatttggaattcGTAGGTGAAAAATGGTTATCAGCTTTACTTTCCAGAATTTTATGTCATAGGTTTTCCTTTAGCAAACAAAACACTCTGGAGAAATTAGAAAACGCCATGCTATCTAATGAGGCTTTGAATGTgttactttcaaaaatacgCCTACCAgagaaattcaataatattgagGGGTTCAAAGCTTATATCGGAGCGTTGGTCCAAGATGAAGATGGTCCAGCTATGAAAACTATCATCACTTGGCTTGCAGAAGTACGTGACGCGCAGCTTACTCAACTAAAGAATGCTAATTTGAAGGTTCTGTACCCTTCAGATTACAAGCAACAACTTATAGAACTGTTGGAAAATAACAAAAGTAACCATGAAGTATCATTTATTTCCAAGAATATAGGTGGTAAATATGTTTCGAGCGTACATTTGGGCGACACTATTTTAAGTATAGGCGACCCATCTAATACTACTCAAGAGACAGAACACAATGTATCCAAAAAAGTACTGAATGATCAAGTTTTGTTGTCCAAGCATTCCATATTTTCAACAGTTGATAGTGCTGAAAAGACACCAAATAACTTAGTATCCACAGCAAATACCGATCCAGAATTATtaacaagaaaaatcatGGAATCCGTTAATGAAAAGGTGGCTTCCATCGTTTCTCAAATAACGGCTGAAATGCTACACAAATCACCTATTACGGCGAAGAATGACGTTGCTGCAACCATGTCTATTGAGAACTGNNNATCAGTAGAAGTGAACACTGACACAAAACTAAATGACTTTTGCTTAGCAGAAGCGCCATCCAAAACCGTTTCAAAAGCAAATAAAAGACCTTCAAACTCTTCCCCTCTTGAAAAGCTTACGGCTGTCGCCTCCAATAATGGCAGGGCAAAGGCTAAAACTTTTGCAAAAGAACCTAAAACTGTATCTGCTAAAGCTCACAACAACGTAATATCTCATACGTTAGAACCAACTCTTCAGCGTGAAAACGTCCCTGTTATTATATCCGTTAAGGCAGAAAAGGCGTTGGCAAATGACACCACTGGAAACTCACGAACTCTTCCAGGAAAGTGTACCCCAGAGCAAGCATATTcctctttcatttttaaagaaGCTCCAGATACCGGTCTAAATAGAGACACTGGGCCCAAGGTCAAAAAGGAGAGAAAAGGtggaaaagaagaagaagaagaagaagaagaagaagaagaagaagaagaagaagaaagtgcCACTGATTTTAATATTCCAATTAAAAGTGTTTGCGACAAACTTGCAAAGTTCAACTTATACAAAGAATTGGGTGTAAGAAATCACTTCCCAGAATATGTCACCATTCAATTAGGGTTAAATGACTTTTTCTCTACTGTTACTGTCAAGCATGTGCCAGATTTAACATTAGGCCGTGGACGTCGTACGAATAAAAAGATTGATGAACAAGTAGCTGCAAGTGACGCATTGCAGaataaaaaatacaaaacAAAACTCATGGGGAGGAATAATGAGGATGAAATGAAGCCGGAacttttggaaaattatGCTGACGATAATGACAACAGCAAAGACGAAATTGAAACCTCCTTTTCAAGACCCGATTTACTTAATCCACAATATAGCCTGACTTAG